One Nostoc sp. UHCC 0302 DNA window includes the following coding sequences:
- a CDS encoding helix-turn-helix transcriptional regulator, with translation MAAGESQTPVSLSDRELQIIDLVAAGLTNQEIAAKLEISKRTVDNHISNILTKTQTENRVALVRWALQWGKVCMNEVNCCLLPNQNE, from the coding sequence ATGGCTGCTGGCGAGTCTCAGACCCCTGTAAGTCTGTCAGACAGAGAACTGCAAATTATCGACTTAGTGGCCGCTGGCTTAACTAACCAAGAAATTGCAGCAAAACTGGAAATTAGCAAACGTACAGTGGATAACCATATCAGTAATATACTGACTAAAACCCAGACAGAAAATCGGGTAGCTCTTGTCCGCTGGGCTTTGCAGTGGGGCAAAGTCTGTATGAATGAAGTCAATTGCTGTCTTCTGCCTAATCAGAACGAGTAA
- a CDS encoding DUF6391 domain-containing protein, whose translation MNTSASAKGSLSPFDFLNFDLTTLLSGEVTSSETALRDFPQSTQDSELLKQLSFVPGLKEILMVRQVHALEHATVWVLGESKSVYPAAGKSTNIQVDNELLSGLSTEHGFYLYGEVNISDLRRAVALARHRLTSGEWDLAVHPRCGTNLSVAMLLTAGLVVGVNLILPFRPIEQLIGLGLAATTAAELAPDLGSLAQRYLTTAIPFNLTIENITLTRDVWGRQGHFVKVNWQD comes from the coding sequence ATGAATACTTCTGCTTCTGCCAAAGGTAGCTTGTCTCCCTTTGACTTTTTAAACTTTGACTTAACGACACTTCTATCTGGGGAAGTTACGAGTTCAGAAACTGCACTTCGGGATTTTCCCCAATCCACGCAAGATAGTGAACTACTCAAGCAGCTATCGTTTGTTCCTGGGTTAAAAGAAATTTTGATGGTGCGGCAGGTTCACGCTTTAGAACACGCCACTGTTTGGGTTCTCGGTGAATCAAAAAGTGTCTATCCTGCCGCAGGAAAGTCTACTAATATTCAAGTTGATAACGAACTATTAAGTGGTTTATCCACCGAACATGGCTTCTACCTCTATGGTGAAGTGAATATTAGTGATTTACGCCGTGCGGTGGCACTCGCGAGACATCGCCTCACCAGTGGAGAATGGGATTTAGCTGTGCATCCCCGTTGTGGCACTAACTTATCAGTAGCAATGCTGTTAACAGCTGGACTAGTTGTGGGGGTAAATTTAATACTACCGTTCCGACCAATTGAGCAACTTATCGGTTTAGGCTTGGCAGCAACGACAGCAGCTGAACTCGCACCTGATTTAGGTTCTCTCGCACAGCGTTACCTAACAACTGCCATACCCTTCAACTTAACAATTGAGAATATTACTTTGACTCGCGATGTTTGGGGACGGCAGGGGCATTTTGTGAAAGTGAACTGGCAAGATTAG